The following coding sequences are from one Haploplasma axanthum window:
- a CDS encoding ABC transporter ATP-binding protein → MAALIELKDVTKEFNGQVVLRGIDLVIEQNEFVTLLGPSGCGKTTTLRIIGGFTEASAGDVIFDGKNIANVPAHKRPTNTVFQRYALFPHLDVYENVAFGLRVKGANINQNKEIAQIKKEFQDELKKIKKDIKQEKLELKALGLETSDLKEKEENINQTMIEKIEELKNIRDEKIHHIKQTFLNKKDFEQLVENKVTKYLKMVGLEGYETRSVAKLSGGQQQRVAIARALINEPKVLLLDEPLAALDLKLRQEMQYELKELQRSAGITFIFVTHDQEEALTMSDKIVVMNNGEIQQIGTPEDIYNEPANTFVAKFIGESNIIPGIMKDDLLVNFDGVDYVCVDKGFAKNEKVDIVIRPEDIDIVESGKGLLSGVVDSVAFKGVHYEIDVITKDRTYTIHTTDYHKGGSSVDITFNPEDIHVMEEW, encoded by the coding sequence ATGGCAGCTTTAATTGAATTAAAGGATGTTACAAAAGAATTTAATGGTCAAGTTGTTTTAAGAGGAATTGATTTAGTTATTGAACAAAATGAATTCGTTACTTTACTTGGCCCATCTGGCTGTGGTAAAACAACAACATTAAGAATAATTGGTGGTTTTACTGAAGCAAGTGCTGGTGATGTTATTTTTGATGGAAAAAATATCGCAAATGTTCCTGCACATAAAAGGCCAACAAATACTGTTTTCCAAAGATATGCATTATTTCCACATTTAGATGTTTATGAGAATGTTGCTTTTGGATTAAGAGTTAAGGGCGCAAATATTAACCAAAATAAAGAAATCGCTCAAATAAAAAAAGAATTTCAAGATGAACTAAAAAAAATAAAAAAAGATATTAAACAAGAAAAACTAGAATTAAAAGCTTTAGGATTAGAAACTTCTGATTTGAAAGAAAAGGAAGAGAATATTAATCAAACAATGATTGAAAAAATCGAAGAATTAAAAAATATACGTGATGAAAAAATACATCATATTAAACAAACATTTCTTAATAAAAAAGATTTTGAACAATTAGTTGAAAACAAAGTTACTAAATACCTTAAGATGGTTGGATTAGAAGGTTATGAAACAAGATCAGTAGCAAAACTATCTGGTGGACAACAACAAAGAGTTGCAATAGCAAGAGCATTAATTAACGAACCTAAGGTTTTATTATTAGATGAACCACTTGCAGCGCTTGACTTAAAACTTCGTCAAGAAATGCAATACGAACTAAAAGAATTACAAAGAAGTGCGGGAATTACATTTATCTTTGTTACTCATGACCAAGAAGAAGCTCTAACGATGAGTGATAAGATTGTTGTTATGAACAATGGTGAAATTCAACAAATTGGAACACCAGAAGATATTTATAATGAGCCTGCAAATACTTTTGTTGCCAAGTTTATTGGTGAATCCAATATTATTCCAGGAATTATGAAAGATGATTTACTTGTGAACTTTGATGGCGTTGATTATGTTTGTGTGGACAAAGGTTTCGCTAAAAATGAAAAAGTTGATATAGTTATAAGACCAGAAGATATTGATATTGTTGAATCAGGAAAAGGGTTATTATCAGGTGTAGTTGATAGTGTGGCATTTAAAGGTGTTCACTATGAAATAGACGTTATTACTAAAGACAGGACATATACAATCCATACAACCGATTATCATAAGGGAGGAAGTAGTGTAGATATTACTTTCAATCCTGAAGATATTCATGTAATGGAGGAATGGTAA
- a CDS encoding ABC transporter permease, which yields MSKFSKDISFRGIKKIKNKRPMALLGVPYYIVLTLLIVLPFLIMVLYAFNSTSDGTYEITFSILNFKRFITEPLFINTMLESLYLAALSTIFTLLIGYPLAYFITKLSNRKQILMIALVTSPMWINMLLRANAIKQVVDLLMPSLLGTDFIIVLGNVYMFLPFMVLPIYTVLAKLDPSLLESSADLGASNFKTMVKVVIPLSLSGVISGCMMVFLPAATTLVIPKYLGDGKRTMIGNLIENAVLTKHEYGYAAAISIILGLILMTFVFLLKKVDKYDEVLSREEI from the coding sequence ATGTCTAAATTTAGTAAAGATATTAGTTTTAGAGGAATTAAAAAGATTAAGAATAAACGTCCAATGGCATTGTTAGGTGTTCCATATTACATTGTTTTAACATTATTAATTGTATTACCATTCTTAATAATGGTTTTATATGCTTTTAATTCAACAAGTGATGGAACATATGAAATTACTTTTTCAATTCTAAACTTTAAGAGATTTATAACAGAACCTTTGTTTATTAATACAATGTTAGAGTCACTATATTTAGCAGCTCTTAGTACAATATTTACATTACTTATTGGTTATCCGTTAGCATATTTTATTACAAAATTATCTAATAGAAAGCAAATACTAATGATTGCTTTAGTTACATCGCCAATGTGGATTAATATGTTACTTAGAGCAAATGCGATAAAGCAAGTAGTAGATTTATTAATGCCTAGTTTACTAGGAACTGACTTTATAATAGTTTTAGGAAATGTTTATATGTTTTTACCATTTATGGTTTTACCAATATATACAGTACTTGCAAAACTTGATCCAAGTCTTTTAGAATCTTCGGCAGATTTAGGAGCAAGCAACTTTAAAACAATGGTTAAAGTAGTTATTCCATTATCATTATCAGGAGTAATATCTGGATGTATGATGGTATTTTTACCAGCAGCAACAACACTTGTTATACCTAAATATTTAGGTGATGGGAAAAGAACTATGATTGGGAATTTAATTGAAAATGCAGTATTAACTAAACACGAGTATGGATATGCAGCAGCAATTTCAATTATTTTAGGATTAATCTTAATGACTTTCGTGTTTTTATTAAAGAAAGTTGATAAGTATGATGAGGTGCTATCTCGTGAAGAAATCTAA
- a CDS encoding IS91 family transposase: MDTNVYVKNLYKDLLATAAKNGNTVYENELTRLSNLEHVRSLNSNHVSIKEIFRAFWPSFKLLHQDKLRSSIIKNVESMIDCRNLSKGYLFYECSKCDHYHLSGLSCHSRFCSSCGHKYRDSRSLEIQKKLISVPHRHFVFSLPFDLRPFFWKCRPLFDCLFKSVNDSLHFSLDLSKKDLADDARLGFVAFLHTSGRSLNLHPHIHVLIAEATIDKFNKKKDLYFFPFERLRKTFMFKFLSLASKVLKAFGNHSLYREFNILRSKIIKKYKDGFYTYGPRIKEFTKFYNTKKIANYIARYASHPPIAESNILSLDSTNSTVSWRYTPHDDPNNPVVITEHPHIFISRLIRHIHDEGFHQIRYYGFYANKSARANSFTKLVSKSSIDYLKSRLKWRIMLLDTFKFDPLLCSCGAKMVLNIKLSFLPNNNKGAYISDA, encoded by the coding sequence ATGGATACTAATGTTTATGTTAAAAATCTTTATAAAGATTTACTAGCCACTGCTGCTAAAAATGGTAATACTGTTTATGAGAATGAATTAACGAGACTTTCTAATCTTGAGCATGTTCGTTCCCTAAACTCTAATCACGTCTCTATAAAGGAGATTTTTCGCGCTTTTTGGCCTTCTTTTAAATTACTTCATCAAGATAAACTTCGTTCTTCTATTATTAAAAATGTTGAATCTATGATTGATTGTAGAAATTTATCTAAGGGCTATCTTTTCTATGAGTGCTCTAAATGTGATCATTATCATTTATCTGGTTTATCTTGTCATTCTAGATTTTGTTCCTCTTGTGGCCATAAATATCGTGATTCTCGCTCTTTGGAAATTCAAAAGAAACTTATTTCTGTTCCTCATCGTCATTTTGTTTTTTCTCTTCCCTTTGATTTAAGACCTTTCTTTTGGAAGTGTCGACCTTTATTTGATTGTTTATTTAAATCTGTTAATGATTCTCTTCATTTTTCTTTAGATCTTTCTAAAAAAGATCTAGCAGATGATGCTAGGCTTGGCTTCGTTGCTTTCCTTCATACTTCGGGCCGTAGTTTAAATCTTCATCCTCATATTCATGTTTTAATTGCTGAAGCTACTATTGATAAGTTTAACAAGAAAAAAGATCTTTATTTTTTTCCTTTCGAACGTCTCAGAAAGACTTTTATGTTCAAATTCTTATCCTTAGCTTCTAAAGTTCTCAAAGCTTTTGGTAATCATTCTCTTTATCGTGAATTTAACATCTTAAGGTCTAAAATTATCAAAAAATATAAAGACGGTTTTTATACTTACGGTCCTAGGATTAAAGAGTTTACTAAATTTTATAACACTAAAAAAATTGCTAATTATATTGCTAGATATGCTTCTCATCCTCCTATTGCTGAATCCAATATTTTATCTCTTGATTCTACTAATAGCACTGTCTCTTGGCGTTATACTCCTCACGATGATCCTAATAATCCTGTCGTTATTACTGAACATCCTCATATCTTTATTTCTAGACTAATTAGACATATCCATGATGAGGGTTTTCATCAAATTCGTTACTATGGTTTTTATGCTAATAAATCTGCTCGTGCTAACTCTTTTACTAAATTAGTTTCTAAATCTTCTATTGATTACTTAAAATCTAGATTAAAATGGCGTATAATGTTGCTAGATACTTTTAAGTTTGATCCCCTTCTTTGTAGCTGTGGTGCCAAGATGGTTTTAAATATCAAACTTTCATTTCTACCAAATAATAATAAAGGAGCTTATATTTCTGATGCCTAA
- a CDS encoding ABC transporter permease → MIIFSFNSSRSLTVWTGFTFDWYAKLFQDRDIMEAVVNTIMIAIISTVISTIIGTLASIALAKGKKVFRETVLGLSNIPILSPEIVTAIAFFVFFGAFSIQKGLSTMILAHIAFSTPYVILAVYPKVKSLDNDLVSAAYDLGATPRQALFKVILPQIKVAIIAGAAIAFTMSFDDFVISYFSSGTMVKNISIYLYTLKRGIEPTVNALSTIIMIVIGIKIVFDYVKSGKRREEN, encoded by the coding sequence ATGATAATATTCTCATTTAATAGTAGTAGATCACTAACAGTATGGACTGGATTTACTTTTGATTGGTATGCTAAATTATTCCAAGATCGGGATATTATGGAAGCTGTTGTTAATACAATAATGATCGCAATCATTTCAACAGTTATCTCAACGATTATTGGAACATTAGCATCTATTGCACTTGCAAAAGGAAAAAAAGTTTTTAGAGAAACAGTTTTAGGATTAAGTAACATTCCAATTCTAAGTCCTGAAATTGTAACAGCAATTGCTTTCTTTGTGTTCTTTGGAGCCTTTTCAATTCAAAAAGGTTTATCAACGATGATTCTTGCACATATTGCCTTTAGTACGCCATATGTAATCTTAGCTGTCTATCCAAAAGTCAAGAGTTTGGATAATGATTTAGTAAGTGCAGCATATGATTTAGGAGCTACTCCAAGACAAGCATTATTCAAAGTTATTTTGCCTCAAATTAAAGTGGCAATTATAGCAGGTGCGGCAATTGCATTTACAATGTCATTTGATGATTTTGTTATTTCGTATTTTTCATCGGGAACAATGGTGAAAAATATCTCCATATATTTATATACCTTAAAGAGAGGTATAGAACCAACGGTTAACGCTTTATCAACAATTATTATGATTGTTATTGGTATAAAAATTGTTTTTGATTATGTAAAATCAGGAAAAAGAAGAGAGGAAAACTAA
- a CDS encoding extracellular solute-binding protein has protein sequence MKKILSLIVVVTTALVLVACSNKPRLIIYLPNEYIDMSVIKKFEKENNVRVRIINFDSNEVALGQVKSNSYDVVIPSDYAIEELAAQGLLEELNTSEYLGEGFENAPGLEAFLNQLNDEGFNFSKYAIPYFWGNVGVLYNHNITGLTERVKTEGFGVIGDQNLETIIYESSRDAYMVALNVNDVLLKDATKTDIDNATQWLINAKGPKTSILSDQILTTMLRGTKYDAVITYSGDAAYIMSENENYSFYAPANTNVWADGFVIPKNATNKELAKEFIKYMTSYEAAFDNSSYVGYSSPRKDVYDEMIAEDGEYGDERLRVAYAAKVTPFQFFRYDSNLKKMLDDGWEIVVTA, from the coding sequence ATGAAAAAAATATTATCTTTAATTGTTGTTGTAACAACAGCATTAGTTTTAGTTGCTTGTAGCAACAAGCCAAGACTCATTATATATTTACCAAATGAGTATATAGATATGTCTGTAATAAAGAAATTTGAAAAAGAAAATAATGTAAGAGTTAGAATAATAAATTTTGATTCAAATGAAGTTGCACTTGGTCAAGTTAAATCAAATAGTTATGATGTTGTAATACCAAGTGATTATGCAATTGAGGAATTAGCAGCACAAGGACTTCTTGAAGAACTCAATACTTCAGAATATTTAGGTGAAGGGTTTGAAAATGCACCTGGTTTAGAAGCTTTCCTAAATCAATTGAATGACGAAGGTTTTAACTTCTCAAAATATGCGATTCCATATTTTTGGGGTAATGTTGGAGTTTTATATAACCACAATATTACAGGCTTAACAGAAAGAGTTAAAACTGAAGGATTTGGCGTAATTGGTGATCAAAATTTAGAAACAATCATCTATGAATCATCACGTGATGCATATATGGTTGCATTAAATGTTAATGATGTCTTATTAAAAGATGCAACAAAAACTGATATTGATAATGCAACGCAATGGTTAATAAATGCTAAAGGACCAAAAACAAGTATCTTGTCAGATCAAATTTTGACTACTATGTTAAGAGGTACTAAATATGATGCAGTTATTACATATTCAGGTGATGCGGCATATATTATGAGTGAAAATGAAAATTACAGTTTTTATGCACCAGCAAATACAAATGTTTGGGCTGATGGATTTGTTATTCCAAAGAATGCTACAAATAAAGAACTTGCAAAAGAATTTATAAAATATATGACTTCATATGAAGCTGCATTTGATAATAGTAGTTATGTTGGTTATAGTTCACCAAGAAAAGATGTTTATGATGAAATGATTGCTGAAGATGGTGAATATGGTGATGAAAGATTGAGAGTAGCATATGCTGCAAAAGTTACGCCATTCCAGTTCTTTCGTTATGATAGTAATTTAAAGAAAATGCTAGATGATGGCTGGGAAATTGTTGTAACAGCATAA
- a CDS encoding transcription antitermination factor NusB, producing the protein MEKNLKNMREDLINYLYQKDLLSLEDLEIEDLETYEAFNDINNKLNEIDDIISANLFNYSIDRLSYIDRAIIRLATYELKFSDVAPAVIINEAIKLTKKYSDLDDEKQHKFNNKVIDNINKSLRG; encoded by the coding sequence ATGGAAAAAAACCTAAAAAATATGCGTGAAGATTTAATTAATTATTTATATCAAAAAGATTTATTATCATTAGAAGATTTAGAAATTGAAGATTTAGAAACATATGAAGCTTTTAATGATATTAATAATAAGTTAAACGAAATTGATGATATTATTTCTGCAAATTTATTTAACTATAGTATTGATAGATTATCTTATATTGATAGAGCAATTATTAGACTAGCAACTTATGAACTTAAATTTAGTGATGTTGCACCAGCGGTAATAATTAATGAAGCAATTAAATTAACTAAAAAATATAGTGATTTAGATGATGAAAAGCAACATAAATTTAATAACAAAGTAATCGATAATATTAACAAAAGTTTAAGGGGATGA
- the xseA gene encoding exodeoxyribonuclease VII large subunit — MQNQTLTVSQLTYTIKNLLEGQRMFQGFVLKGEISNFTRHRTGHLYFALKDENASIKAIMFSNYADKLNFAPKDGDKVTITGSISLYAPQGSYSVNVSKMQIDGAGELYLKYLELKEKLKNLGWFDKPKRTFPRYPKNIGVVTSPTGAVIEDITNTVNRRYRLTNIILYPALVQGPGASKSVAEQIEKANNDNICDVLIVGRGGGSMEDLWGFNELPAISAIYNSKIPVISAIGHETDDTLSDLVSDLRAPTPTAAAELATPDKFELIKYINESTNNLTYKLNNLIRGNETNLMHLIERIETSSPIKKLSNYHEKLLNSELLLKNYFSQKINMLSNNLKNIILKINNLSPQTKLTNSYKEIEQLKVIMNKNYNYIIESNQKNMINVLKELKTSYVNVVSVQSQRLNYNIDMLNKVNPLNIMKRGFTIIKNNNGNILSSVKDVNINDDLEIDFHDGRAYAKVINKGVK, encoded by the coding sequence TTGCAAAATCAAACTTTGACAGTAAGTCAATTAACTTATACAATTAAAAACTTATTAGAAGGACAACGAATGTTTCAAGGATTTGTGTTAAAAGGTGAAATTTCAAATTTCACTAGACACAGAACTGGACATTTGTATTTTGCTTTAAAGGATGAAAATGCATCTATAAAAGCAATCATGTTTTCTAACTATGCTGATAAATTAAACTTTGCACCTAAAGATGGAGATAAAGTTACAATCACAGGAAGTATTAGTTTATATGCTCCACAAGGTTCATATAGTGTCAATGTTTCAAAAATGCAAATAGATGGAGCTGGGGAATTATATTTAAAATATTTGGAATTAAAAGAAAAACTTAAAAATCTTGGTTGGTTTGATAAACCAAAAAGAACTTTCCCAAGATATCCAAAAAATATTGGAGTAGTAACATCACCAACTGGTGCAGTTATTGAAGATATTACAAATACAGTTAATAGAAGATATCGTTTAACAAACATCATTTTATATCCTGCCTTAGTTCAAGGACCAGGAGCAAGTAAAAGTGTTGCTGAGCAAATTGAAAAAGCTAATAATGATAATATTTGTGATGTTTTAATTGTTGGCCGAGGTGGTGGATCAATGGAAGACTTATGGGGATTTAATGAATTACCAGCAATCTCAGCAATTTATAATTCTAAGATACCTGTAATCTCAGCAATTGGACATGAAACAGATGATACATTATCTGATTTAGTATCTGATCTTCGTGCTCCAACACCAACTGCAGCTGCAGAACTTGCAACTCCAGATAAATTTGAACTTATTAAATATATAAATGAATCAACAAACAATCTAACATATAAACTAAATAATTTAATTAGAGGTAATGAAACCAATTTAATGCATTTGATTGAAAGAATTGAAACATCAAGTCCTATTAAAAAACTTTCAAATTATCATGAAAAACTATTGAATAGTGAATTATTATTAAAAAACTATTTTAGTCAAAAGATTAATATGCTATCAAATAATCTTAAAAATATTATATTAAAGATTAATAATTTATCCCCACAGACAAAATTAACAAATAGTTATAAAGAAATTGAACAGTTAAAAGTAATTATGAATAAAAACTATAATTATATAATTGAGAGTAATCAAAAGAATATGATAAATGTTTTAAAAGAATTAAAAACCAGTTATGTTAATGTAGTTAGTGTTCAAAGTCAAAGACTAAATTATAATATTGATATGCTTAATAAAGTTAACCCATTAAATATAATGAAACGTGGATTTACAATAATTAAAAATAATAATGGTAATATTTTATCTAGTGTTAAAGATGTTAATATCAATGATGATTTAGAAATTGATTTTCATGATGGTAGAGCATATGCAAAAGTAATTAATAAAGGAGTAAAATAA
- the xseB gene encoding exodeoxyribonuclease VII small subunit, protein MENKTFEEIMKELETVVKELESKDISLDDAVKKYKRGMELAKKSHQMLKEAEEIIVKEVNNQ, encoded by the coding sequence ATGGAAAACAAAACATTCGAAGAAATAATGAAAGAATTAGAAACTGTTGTAAAAGAGTTGGAAAGTAAAGATATTTCCTTAGATGACGCTGTTAAAAAATATAAAAGAGGAATGGAATTAGCTAAAAAATCTCATCAAATGTTAAAAGAAGCAGAAGAAATTATTGTCAAGGAAGTAAATAATCAATAA
- the recN gene encoding DNA repair protein RecN, which yields MIQILKVRDFALIEDIEINFEEGLTVLTGETGAGKSIILESLHLLFAKRSDQEMIRHGKEKAIVSGFFKLKKDLQEQFELPEIIEITREIDSKGRHKITLNGNTVTLQFLKTLTEKIGSIHSQNDTLVLLDPNEYLSFIDLTNIDLINKGLHKYLVLRSNYLDAKKHLENLKQKKNADIEQKEFLEYQLKELKTFKLEKNEKEELELKVEKLKHFDKILVSLKEADYLLHEEIKVDEIYKAAKLIEKISDFDNDYLTSSEKLLNVYYEIDEVKSTINDKLGELDFNENEFNFMQERLYELQKLEDKYKKTIEELIIYQDEISEKISLIDNYDDYIEKYQIKVDKLFSDAYDEAKKLSDLRKKLALNLEKELIKELKDLDLDKSEFKVEFKTHEKEDKILLENGIDNIEFLISLNEGEPIKPLSRVASGGERARFMFALKTIYAKQNNLSLLVLDEIDIGISGKTAAKVATKMSSLSNDIELIVITHLPQVAARANTHYGISKELVNKRMVTSIKKLNYEERVEMIALMLSDESLSHFAVEQAKMLLKK from the coding sequence ATGATTCAAATATTAAAAGTTAGAGATTTTGCTTTAATTGAAGATATTGAAATTAACTTTGAAGAAGGTTTAACAGTCCTAACTGGTGAAACAGGTGCTGGTAAATCAATAATACTTGAATCATTACATCTTTTATTTGCTAAAAGATCTGATCAAGAAATGATTAGACATGGTAAAGAAAAGGCAATTGTTTCAGGTTTTTTTAAATTAAAAAAAGATCTTCAAGAACAATTCGAACTTCCTGAAATAATTGAAATAACGAGAGAAATTGATTCTAAGGGACGTCATAAAATAACATTAAACGGTAATACGGTTACTTTGCAGTTTCTAAAAACTTTAACTGAAAAAATTGGTAGTATTCATAGTCAAAATGATACGCTTGTTTTATTAGATCCAAATGAGTATTTAAGTTTTATTGATTTAACAAATATTGATTTGATTAATAAAGGGTTACATAAGTATTTAGTTTTAAGAAGTAATTATTTGGATGCTAAAAAACATTTAGAAAATCTAAAACAAAAGAAAAATGCTGATATTGAGCAAAAAGAATTTTTAGAATATCAGTTAAAAGAATTAAAAACGTTTAAATTAGAAAAAAATGAAAAAGAAGAATTAGAATTAAAAGTTGAGAAATTAAAACACTTTGATAAAATTTTAGTTAGCTTAAAAGAGGCTGATTATCTACTACATGAAGAAATTAAAGTTGATGAAATATATAAAGCTGCTAAACTAATTGAAAAAATTTCTGATTTTGATAATGACTATTTAACATCAAGTGAAAAACTTTTAAATGTTTATTATGAAATTGATGAAGTTAAATCAACAATTAATGATAAACTTGGTGAACTTGATTTTAATGAAAATGAGTTTAATTTTATGCAAGAAAGATTATATGAACTTCAAAAATTAGAAGATAAATATAAAAAAACAATTGAAGAACTAATAATATACCAAGATGAAATATCTGAAAAGATTTCATTAATTGATAATTATGATGATTATATTGAAAAATATCAAATAAAAGTTGATAAGTTATTTAGTGATGCATATGATGAAGCTAAAAAATTAAGTGACTTAAGAAAAAAATTAGCACTTAATCTTGAAAAAGAATTAATTAAAGAGTTAAAAGATTTGGATCTTGATAAATCAGAGTTTAAAGTTGAATTTAAAACACATGAAAAAGAAGATAAAATTTTACTTGAAAACGGAATAGATAATATTGAGTTTTTAATTTCACTAAATGAAGGTGAACCGATAAAACCATTATCTAGAGTTGCAAGTGGCGGTGAACGAGCTAGATTTATGTTTGCATTAAAAACAATTTATGCTAAACAAAATAATCTTAGTCTGTTAGTTCTTGATGAGATTGATATTGGAATTAGTGGTAAAACAGCTGCGAAAGTTGCTACTAAAATGTCATCACTAAGTAATGATATTGAATTGATTGTTATTACACACTTGCCACAAGTTGCCGCTAGAGCTAATACTCATTATGGTATTTCAAAAGAACTAGTTAATAAACGAATGGTAACAAGTATTAAAAAGCTTAATTACGAAGAACGTGTTGAAATGATTGCTTTAATGCTTTCAGATGAATCGTTAAGTCATTTTGCTGTTGAACAAGCAAAGATGTTATTAAAAAAATAA
- the dinB gene encoding DNA polymerase IV — MKKEVKIIFHIDLNAFFATVSMINEPYLKNKVFVVGGSAMSSKGVISTASYKARKLGIRSAMPISDAMRIYPKLLVVPVNFPEYIKYSNIFFEVLTTYSDKVLKGSIDEAYLDMTEASKTKHPLELAKEIQTKLNKEYNLPCSIGIAPTLFLAKTASDMKKPLGITVVRRKDIVKKIFPLPIKELFGMGKKTYPVIEKKGILTIGDFTKKENKEKILEVITKESYDSFINHILGYSTDIIDPDKYNIPKSISNETTFNYYLDNQDVLLQELKNLFDTVYRRLTKYKLLAKTVTIKIRNSNFETITRSKSLTDYTNEYESFETIMEELFFDNYHGDAIRLIGVGLGTIITKYDYREDYNLFTYQKLLEE; from the coding sequence ATGAAAAAGGAAGTTAAAATTATATTCCACATCGATTTGAATGCTTTTTTTGCAACTGTATCAATGATTAATGAACCTTATTTAAAAAATAAGGTGTTTGTTGTTGGTGGATCTGCAATGTCTTCAAAAGGTGTAATTTCAACTGCTTCATATAAAGCTAGAAAACTAGGAATTAGATCTGCAATGCCAATAAGTGATGCAATGAGAATTTATCCTAAACTCCTTGTTGTTCCAGTAAATTTTCCTGAATATATAAAATATTCAAATATTTTTTTTGAAGTTCTAACAACATATAGTGATAAGGTTCTTAAAGGTTCAATTGATGAAGCTTATCTTGATATGACAGAAGCATCAAAGACAAAACATCCTTTAGAACTTGCAAAAGAAATTCAAACAAAACTAAATAAAGAGTATAATCTTCCATGTTCAATTGGAATAGCTCCAACGCTTTTTCTTGCTAAAACAGCATCGGATATGAAAAAGCCATTAGGGATTACGGTTGTGAGAAGAAAAGATATTGTTAAAAAGATTTTTCCGTTACCAATTAAAGAACTATTTGGTATGGGAAAAAAAACATATCCAGTGATTGAGAAAAAAGGTATTTTAACGATTGGTGATTTCACTAAAAAAGAGAATAAAGAAAAAATTCTTGAAGTAATAACTAAAGAATCTTATGATAGTTTCATTAATCATATTTTAGGTTACAGTACAGATATAATAGATCCTGATAAATATAATATTCCTAAATCAATTAGTAATGAAACAACCTTTAATTATTATCTTGATAATCAAGATGTTCTTTTGCAAGAGTTGAAAAATTTATTTGATACCGTATATAGAAGATTAACAAAATATAAACTATTAGCAAAAACAGTAACAATTAAAATAAGAAATAGTAACTTTGAGACAATTACGCGTAGCAAGTCATTAACAGATTATACAAATGAATATGAATCATTTGAAACAATTATGGAAGAGTTATTCTTTGACAATTATCATGGTGATGCGATACGACTAATTGGAGTTGGATTAGGAACAATAATAACTAAATATGATTATAGGGAAGATTATAATCTTTTTACATATCAAAAGCTATTAGAAGAATAA